A single region of the Pyricularia oryzae 70-15 chromosome 4, whole genome shotgun sequence genome encodes:
- a CDS encoding copper amine oxidase 1: MLTSDPSVLAEVAKLKLPEGAKVVADPWIYGSDGVNEGNFSDEKRLYQCFLYMRDPNNSSMTESCHYAFPLPISPVVDPTTMKVVRIDILPTGLDTKVKPLSPWEPAPPNEYVAEAQAAMRTDLKPLRVVQPEGASFQVSKFSETGHRVSWQKWDFKVGFNQREGMVLYDVHYDSKPLFYRLSLSDMSIPYADPRHPFHKKAAFDLGDVGAGIMANNLGLGCDCLGSIYYISGVLTNSEGQPVDYPNVICIHEQDAGLLWKHTNYRTNKASLVRNRELVLQTILTVSNYEYILAWVFNQAGDVTYEVRATGILSTQPVDRELQKTPHPYGTVVHPGVLATHHQHFFSLRIDPMVAGHGNTVVYDDAVPLARDATTNPHGVGYTVETKAIETSGGFDLDSSRGRVFRITNPAVRNAVNGAPAGYKLQIPSMQPILADADSFHRRRAEFADRSVYVTRYAEGELFSGGQYTNQSRGGTGVRTWAQRQESLAGGDPVVWAQFGINHVPRIEDFPVMPCEVLRVTMRPVNFFDRNPALDVAPSTQDFNQSVLLNGAGRNGGGCGANGNGANGSVGCAR; this comes from the exons ATGCTCACCTCGGACCCCAGTGTACTGGCCGAGGTTGCCAAGCTGAAGTTGCCTGAAGGGGCAAAGGTAGTCGCGGATCCCTGGATATACG GATCCGATGGCGTCAACGAGGGAAACTTTAGTGATGAGAAGCGTCTTTATCAATGTTTCCTGTACATGAGGGACCCGAATAATTCTTCCATGACTGAGAGCTGCCACTATGCTTTTCCTCTACCGATATCACCAGTCGTGGACCCCACGACTATGAAGGTCGTTCGCATCGACATTCTGCCGACGGGTCTGGACACCAAGGTCAAGCCATTGTCTCCTTGGGAGCCTGCACCTCCCAACGAGTACGTGGCTGAGGCGCAGGCAGCCATGAGGACGGACTTGAAACCTTTGCGGGTGGTGCAGCCGGAAGGCGCTTCATTCCAGGTCTCCAAGTTTTCAGAGACGGGCCATCGGGTATCGTGGCAAAAGTGGGATTTTAAAGTAGGCTTCAACCAAAGGGAGGGTATGGTGCTCTACGACGTTCACTACGACAGCAAGCCCCTCTTCTACCGCTTGAGCTTGTCGGATATGTCGATCCCCTACGCAGACCCTCGACACCCtttccacaaaaaggccgcATTTGACCTTGGCGATGTAGGTGCGGGCATcatggccaacaacctgggcCTGGGCTGCGATTGCCTCGGCTCCATCTACTACATCTCTGGAGTCTTGACAAACAGTGAAGGGCAGCCAGTCGACTACCCCAACGTCATCTGCATCCACGAGCAAGACGCAGGTCTACTCTGGAAGCACACCAACTACCGGACAAACAAGGCCAGCCTCGTGCGCAACCGGGAGCTCGTGCTGCAGACGATCCTGACCGTGTCAAACTACGAGTACATCCTCGCCTGGGTCTTCAACCAGGCCGGAGACGTGACGTACGAGGTCCGCGCCACCGGAATCCTCAGCACGCAGCCGGTGGACAGGGAGCTGCAAAAGACCCCCCACCCGTACGGCACGGTCGTGCACCCGGGGGTGCTGGCGACGCACCACCAGCacttcttctcgctgcgcatCGACCCCATGGTGGCGGGCCACGGCAACACGGTCGTGTACGACGACGCGGTCCCTCTTGCGCGCGACGCGACCACGAACCCGCACGGCGTCGGCTACACGGTCGAGACCAAGGCCATCGAGACGTCGGGCGGCTTCGACCTCGACAGCTCCCGCGGCCGCGTCTTCCGCATCACCAACCCGGCCGTCCGCAACGCCGTCAACGGCGCCCCCGCCGGCTACAAGCTCCAGATCCCCTCCATGCAGCCCATCCTGGCCGACGCGGACAGCTTCCACCGGCGCCGGGCCGAGTTTGCCGATCGCTCCGTGTACGTGACGCGGTACGCCGAGGGCGAGCTGTTCTCGGGCGGGCAGTACACGAACCAGAGCAGGGGCGGGACGGGCGTGAGGACCTGGGCCCAGCGGCAGGAGTCGCTGGCCGGCGGGGACCCTGTGGTGTGGGCGCAGTTTGGCATCAATCACGTGCCCAGGATCGAGGACTTCCCCGTCATGCCGTGCGAGGTGCTGAGGGTCACCATGAGGCCGGTAAACTTTTTCGACAGGAACCCGGCGCTCGACGTGGCGCCGAGCACGCAGGACTTTAACCAGAGCGTGCTGCTGAATGGGGCCGGCAGGAACGGTGGCGGGTGTGGTGCCAATGGGAATGGTGCTAACGGGAGTGTGGGTTGCGCTAGGTAA